The Bifidobacteriaceae bacterium region CCTCAACTGGTCGGGCGTGATTTCGCCGGGCAGGACCGCCGAGGGGTATGTGTCCCAGTTGTCGGCCACGGGAGGGTCCGGGTCGCGGGCCGCCGGGTATCCGTTCTCCCGTGCGCACGCCGCCCACTCGGCTCCCGCCGCCGCAGCGGCGGCCTTCTCCTGCAGTTCCTTGGTCGGGTCCGCCAAAGACTCCGGCCTGGAGTAGCCCGTGTTGGCGGAGCATTCCAGCCAGGCGTCGGTGCGGTCCACGCCCTCAACGATCACCCACCGGACGTCGCCGGGGGCTGACCCGGCGGGCTCGCGGGCGGCCCCCAACTCCTCGAACCCCATGACCGTCGAGCGGATCTCTTCCGAGGAGAGGTCCTGCCCGCCGCCGAGCGTGCAGCCGTCCACCCAGCACAGTTGCCACAAGGGCCCACCCTCTTCGGGCAGGACCGTCAACTGGCGCGCGTCGTCCCCAAGCTCCCGCGTCTCCGCGGTCACATCAGCGTCGGCCAAGCACCCGACCATCGCCTCCGCCGCAGCCCGCTGCGCCTGGGCGTCCGCCACGGGCGCCTCCGACCCGCCGCCCATTGAGGCGACGCGATCCTCCGACCCGGAGCACCCGCCGGCGACAGCCGCCACCAGGCAACAGGCCGCCCCCGCCAGCGTCCGGAAACGGCGCCGCCTGCCCCGGGGGGAATTGTTGACGCGGGTCATCCCGCCCCTCCCAAGCCTTCGACGTGCTTGACGGTCTCCGCCAGCAAAGCGTCCCAACGCGACAGCAGATCAGGCTCGGAGCGCCGCAGTTCCTCCCAGGTCGCCTCAGCCCGCGCCTTCGACCAAGCCCGCAACAGGCCCGACGAGTGCTTGCAATTCGCCGATGCGACCGCCGCCGCCTTCTCAGTCTCAGTGGGAGAGTCGCCGGGGAAGGCCTCAGCCATTGACCAGGGATCCGGGTAGTCGTACCCGGCCGCGGCCATGCACTCGCTCCACGCGGCATACCCGTCCCGCACCGCGCTGCCGTCTTCGACTTCGCTGGCAACCAGCAGCAACTGATAAGCCTTTTCGCGAAGGCCGTCCATGTCCGCCCAGTTCGGCGTAACCGAATCCAGGGCCGCACCCAAGCACGAGTCCGGGTCGTAACTCCCCACGACCGCACCGTCCGAGTCCCGGACGTCAACTGTGGCCGCGCCGTTCAGAGCCGCCGTGTAGCCCTCATCAGGGGACGGGAACTCGTGTTCCAACTGGTGCACGGACGCCATCCAAAGGGCCGATCTCACCCCGTTCGCCCGCGCCGAGTCCGGATCGGTCACGCCGTAAACATATTGGGCCTGCTCACGGACAAAAGCCCACGGGAAGGCCCCGCCCTGATATTCGTAACCACGCTCGGCCATGCACTGGGTGATCGCGGCCTCGCCCGCCTCCTGGATAAGGTTCGCCGCCGACTCGTCCGGATAAATGACGCGGTCCACCGGATTCGCCCACGCGCCCTCGATCAGCTCGGATTCGGTCAACTCCACCGAGTCAGCCGGCTCCGAACACCCGGCGGGGACCAGAGCCACGGCCGCAAGTCCGGCCAACGCCGCCAGCCCCCCGGCCGCAGTCCGCGGGCGCCCACGCGAGCCGTGCCGCCGTTGTTCCGTGAGGCGGCGGCCGAGGACCGCCTTCACACGGTTCGCTTCGGCCCCCGAACTCCCTTGTCGTCGCGCCATTGGCCAAACGTAACGAGCCACCGCGCGAAGGGAGTCGTCCACCGGACCGATCGACAGCGGCCGGCGGTCCTACCCCAGCATGACGCTTTGCGAGCCCCTACCCATCGACCACGCCGGTTTGCGCCCTACTGGGCGCAGATTGCGTGGTCGACGGCCCGGACGGGAAATGGGGGGCGCCCCCGCGTCCGTCAGCTTTCGGCCGGGGTTAGCTTCGCCAGGATCAGGTCGCGGACGCGGGCCGCGTCCGCCTGGCCCCGCGTGGCCTTCATCACCGCGCCCACAATCGCGCCGGCGGCTTGGACCCGGCCGGCCCGGATCTTGTCCGCCACGTCCGGCTGGGCCGCCAAAGCCGCGTCGATGGCCTCCGCCAGCGCCGCGTCGTCGGAGACGACCTCCAGGCCGCGCGCGGCCACCACCTCCTCCGGGGAGCCCTCGCCCGCCAGAACCCCTTCCAGGACCTGGCGCGCCAGCTTGTCGGTGACGCGACCCGACCGGATCAGGCCCTCCAAGGCGGCCACATCGGCAGGGCCCACCGGCAACTCGGCCAAGCCGACCCCGCGCTCGTTGGCGGCCCGGGACAACTCCCCCATCCACCACTTCCGGGCGCCGGCCGGGGTGGCTCCCGCCGCCACGCTCGCGGCTATCAGGTCGAGCGCTCCGGCGTTGACGGCATCGCGCAACTCCAAGTCGGTGAAACCCAACTCGGCTTGCAACCGCTTCCGGCGCTCGGCCGGCGGCTCCGGCAACGTGCGGCGCAACTCCTCCACCCACGCCCGTGACGGCTTGATCGGCAGGAGGTCCGGCTCCGGGAAGTAGCGGTAGTCCTCGGCCTGCTCCTTGGAGCGGCCGGGCGAGGTCGACTCGCTGTCCTCGTGCCAATGCCTGGTCTCCTGGGCCACGGGCAGCCCGGCCGCTAGCAACCCCGCCTGGCGGCGGACCTCGTAGCGGACGGTCCTCTCAATGGAGCGCAGCGAGTTGACGTTCTTGGTCTCCGACCGCTTCCCGAATGGCACCTGCGCCTGTTCGGCGGGCGTGGCCGCCCTCGGCCGCAGCGACAGGTTCACGTCCGCCCGGATGGAGCCCTGCTCCATGCGCGCGTCGGAGACCCCCAAGGCGATGACCAATTCGCGCACAGCCGCCACATAGGCACGCGCCAACTCCGGCGCCCGGGCGCCCGCCCCCTCGATCGGCTTGGTGACGATCTCCACCAGCGGCGTCCCGCCCCGGTTGTAGTCCACCAAGGTGTAGTCAGCCCCCTGGATGCGCCCGGTGGCGCCCCCCACGTGCGTGTTCTTGGCGGCGTCCTCCTCCATGTGCGCCCGCTCGATCCCAATCCGGAAAACGGCGCCGTCAGCCAGTTCGACGTCCAAGAAACCGTCAAAGTCGATGGGATCCTCGTATTGCGAGATCTGATAGTCCTTGGACAGGTCCGGGTAGAAATAGTTCTTGCGGGCGAAGGTGGAGTGCTCGGCGATCTTGCAGTTCAGCGCCAGGCCCAGCCGGATGGCGGATTCGACGGCCTTGTGGTTGACCGCCGGCATGGCGCCGGGCAGGCCCAGGCAGACCGGGCAGACCTGCGTGTTGGGCGGAGCGCCGAAGCGGTTGGCGCAGGCGCAGAACATCTTGGTCTTCGTGTTCAACTCCACGTGGATCTCAATCCCCATGACCGGGTCGAACCGCTCCATCGCCTGGTCGAAAGCCATCAACTCGCTCATTTGCGCGCACCTTCCGGGATGGCGGGCGCCCGGTCCAGCAGCGCCCCGCCCCATTTGTCCTCCAGCGCCGCCTCCAGCGCGCCCGCCACCTGGTACAGGAAGGCGTCCGCGCGGGCGGGGGCCAAAACCTGGAAGCCGACCGGCAACCCGTCCTCGGCCAGCCCGCACGGCACCGAGATGCCGGGCACGCCCGCCAGGTTCGCGGGGATGGTGGCGACGTCCGCCAGGTACATGGCGAGCGGGTCCTCCAGCTTCTCCCCCAGTTTGAACGCGGTGGTCGGAGAAGTGGGGCTGACCAGCACGTCCACGTCCTCCCACGCGTTTTCGAAGTCCCGCTGGATCAACGTGCGGACCTTCTGCGCGCTGCCGTAGTACGCGTCGTAGTAACCCGCCGAAAGGGCGTAGGTCCCCAGAATGATCCGCCGTTTGACTTCCGGCCCGAAGCCCGCCTCGCGCGTGGCGCCCATCACCGACTCGGCCGTCACGGGCCCGGACTTGGGCTCCACGCGCAGGCCGTAGCGGATCGAGTCGAACCGCGCCAGGTTGGAGGACGCCTCCGAGGGCATGATCAGGTAATACGCCGGCAGAGCGTAGCGGAAGGACGGGCAGGAGATCTCCTGCACCGTGGCGCCCAGCCCCGTCAGCAGTTCCAGCGCCTCCCCGAACCGCTTGGTCACGCCCGGTTGGTAGCCGCGGCCGCCCAGTTCTTGCACGATGCCGACCCGCAACCCCTTTACCTCCCCCGCCAGTCCCAGCCGGGCCGCGCTGACAACCGGCGCCACCGGCTCGTTCAGGGACGTCATGTCCTTCGGGTCGTGGCCGGCTATGACGGCGTGCAGCAGGGCCGTGTCCAGCACGTTCCGCGCCACCGGCCCCACCTGGTCCAGGGAGGACGCCATGGCCACCAGGCCGTAGCGGCTGACCGCGCCGTAGGTCGGCTTGACGCCCACGGTGCCGGTGACGGCCGCCGGCTGGCGGATCGACCCGCCCGTGTCAGACCCAAGCGCCAAGGGGGCCTCGAAAGCGCCCACCGCCGCGGCCGAACCTCCGCCGGACCCGCCGGGAATGCGGTCCAGGTCCCAGGGGTTGTGGGTTGGGCCGTAGGCCGAGTGCTCGGTCGAGGAGCCCATGGCGAACTCGTCCATGTTCGTCTTTCCGAGCACCGGCAGCCGGGCCTCGCGGAGCTTGCGGACCACGGTGGCGTCATAGGCGGGAACCCAGTTCTGGAGGATCCTCGACCCGCAGGTGGTCGTCAGGCCCTTGGTCGCGAGCACGTCCTTGACCGCTATCGGCACCCCCGCCAACTCGGGGAGGTCCTCCCCGGCGGCGCGGGCGGCATCGGCGGCTTTGGCCTCGGCCAACGCGGCTTCCGGCAGGGTGCGGAGGAAGGCGTGGACGGCGCCGTCCACGGCTTCGATCCGGTTCAAATGCGCCTGGGCGAGCTCCACGGAGGAGACCTCGCGGCTGGCGAGCAGGCGCGCCATCGCGGCGGCGCTCAGGCGGGTGAGGTGGCTCACGGCTCCTCCCCCAGGATTTGCGGGACCTTGAACTGGTCGGCCTCGCGGGCGGGCGCGGACTGGAGGGCCTCCTCGACGCTCAGCGAGGGGTGCACCACGTCCGGGCGGAAGACGTTGGCCAGCGGGATCGGGTGGGAGGTGGCCGGCACGTCGCCGCCGGCGGCTTCGCTGACCGTGCGCACGGCCTCGACAATGGAGTCGAGTTGGCTGGCGAAGTGGTCTAGCTCGTCGTCCGCCAGCGAAATGCGGGCGAGCGCGGCCACGCGCGCCACTTCGGCGCGTGAGATAGCAGGCATACAGGCCAGTTTATGACCTCAAGGCGAAAACCACGCCTCCACCTGCGAATCGCCCAGCGGGCCCCGTTTGGCGGTCAGAGGTGCGCGCAAGGGTTCCGATCAGCGGCGCGCCGGCGGAACAGCGGCTGCCCGTCAGAGTTGCGCGCGCAGGCGCTCGGCCTTGGCCTGGACCTCGGCCGCCTGGGCCGCCTGGAACTGTTTCAACGCGGTCCGGGCGGCGGCGGCCTCGGGGCCGTCACCGGCGGCGATTATCCGCCCGGCCAGCAAGCCCGCGTTCTTGGCCCCCCCGATCGCCACCGTGGCGACCGGGACCCCGGCGGGCATCTGGGCTATCGACAGCAGCGAGTCCAAGCCGTCCAGCACCTTCAGGGCCACCGGGACGCCGATCACCGGCAACTCGGTGACCGCCGCGAACATGCCGGGCAGCGCCGCCGCGCCGCCCGCCCCCGCGATGATCACCTTGAGCCCGCGGCCGGCCGCCTCGCGGCCGTAGCCGATGGTCTGGTCCGGCAGGCGGTGAGCCGAGATCACGTTCACCTCATAGCCAATGCCGAGCCCGGCCAGCGCCTCCGCCGCCGCTTTCATGACGGGCCAATCGGAATCAGAGCCCATGACAATGCCGACGCGAATAGGGTTGTTCACGCCGTCAAGGATAGGCGACCGGCCGGCGGCGAACCCGCCGCGGCGGACGCCACGGCGGACCTGGCGGCCGGGATCGGTGGCTATAGTTGCCCGGTGAGTTTGATCGGACGCCTGGACGCCTGGGAGGCGAAGGTGGGCGGCCGGTTGCCCAAACTGGCGCGGCGCGCTTACGAGGCGGGCAAGTTCGGGGCGGTCGGAGCTGCCGCCTGGGTGGTGGACAACGGCGTTTTCCTGCTGCTCACCCAGGGCCCGTGCAAGCTCATGGCGGGCATCCCCGTCCGGGCGTCCGTGATCGGCAACCTGGTGGCGACGGGGTTCTCCTATATCGGCAACCGCTACTGGACCTTTTCCGGCAAGCGGGCCAAGATGCCCGCCAAAGAGCTGGCCGCGTTCGTGATCGCGAACATAGTGGGCATTGTCATCACCACCGCCTGCCTGTACTTTTCGCGGTGGGTGCTGGACTTCCACGGGGCCGGGCCGGACACCTTGGCCCGGAACATCGGGATTGTGCTCGGCACCATCTTCCGGTACCTGGCGTACAAGTTCTGGGTGTTCAAGGCGGAGCCGACCAAGTAGGGAAAATGGGGACGGTACCTATTTCCGGCAAGCCGGAAATAGGTACCGTCCCCGTTTTCAGCGGGAGGAGGACAGGAAGACCGTGAACACCGGCGGCCGGCGTTTGCTCAACTCCAGGCGGCCGCCCTCGGCCGCGACCAGGTCCCGCGCCACCGCCAAGCCCAATCCGGTGGAGCCGCCGGTGGAGAAGGACCGCTCGAAGATCTTGGGCGCCAATTCGGCGCTCACGCCCTCGCCCTCGTCCTCCACCTCGATCGCCACGCCGCCCTGGACGCGGCGCCCGCGCAAGGTGGTGACCCCCGCGCCATGCGTCAGGGCGTTCTCCAACAAGGTGGCGATCACCTGGGAGAGCGTCCCCGGTGAGGCCGTGACCGTGAGCGACTCGTCGCTCTGGACCACCAGGGACCGGTCCGCCTCGGCGAAGATCGGGAGCCATTCCTCTTGCTGCTGCTGGAGCACCTCCGCGAGCCGCAGCCAGCGCCGGGGCGAACCGGAGCCGGACTTGGTCCGCCCCAACAGCTCGTCAATCGTGGAGGCCAGGCGCTCGATCTGCTCCAGCGAGATCCGTGCCTCCTCCTTCACGTCCTCCTGGGTGGTCAGGTACTCGATCTCCTCCAACCGCATGGCCAGGGCGGTCAAAGGCGTGCGGAGCTGGTGCGACGCGTCGGAGGCGAACTGCCGCTCCACCGCCAGCCGCTTGGCCATGCGGTCCCCTGAGCGCGCCAGCTCCTCCGCAACCAGGTCTATCTCCTCGATTCCCGCCTTCGGCGGCCGGATGCGGAGCTGGCCCGCGCCCAGTTGTTCGGCCGTCGCCGCCAGGTAAACCATGGGCGCCGACAGGCGCCTGGCCAGCCAGGCGGCGAAGACCATCCCCACGGACATGGCCACCAGGCACGCCAACACCACCAAGCCGATCGCGGGGAGCGACCGCACCTGCAACGCCCACCACGAGACCTTGAAGTCAACGCTGGTGGCGGTCAGCGGCGACGCGCTGATGACGACAAGCTGGCCGGTGATCGGGCTGCCGGCGCTCATCACGGTGCCGTCCCGGAGTTCCACGTCGATGCGAACCCGCAGTTGGCTGGACGAGCGGCTCAGATAGGAGTCCAACACCGACTGGGAGACAGGCAGCCGCACCGACTGGTAACTGTCCAACAAGGCCGCGAGAGCGTCAGCGCGGCTCTGGACCTCGGCCTTCGCCTCCGATTTCCCGAACTGCCCGGCGAACACCGTCAGCGGCACTCCCAGCAACATCACCGCCACCGCCACCGCCATGGTGGTGGCGACCATCAAGCGTCGGCGCACCGGGCCTCAACTGGCGGTCTCGAACCGGAATCCCATGCCCCGGATGGTGGTTATGTAGCGCGGCGAGGTCGCGTCGTCGCCCAGCTTCCGCCTAAGCCAGGAGACGTGCATGTCCAGGGTCTTGGTCGAACCGGCGGACGGTTCGGAGCCCCACACCTCGCGCATCAAAGACTCCCGGCTGACCACGGAGCCGCTTTCCCGCACCAGCGCCTTCAGCAAGTCGAATTCCTTGGCGGTCAGATGAAGCTCGCGCTCGCCGTGGTAGGCGCGGTGGGCGGCGACCTCGACGCGGACGTCTTGGGCCCGCAGCTCGTCGCTGGAGCCCGCCTCCGCCCCGGAGCGGCGCAGCAGCGCCCGCACCCTGGCCAGCAGTTCGGCCAGCCGGAATGGCTTGGTGACGTAATCATCTGCCCCCGCGTCCAGGCCGACCACCAGGTCCACCTCGTCCGCCCGCGCGGTCAGGATGAGGATGGGGGGTTGCGGCCCCCTGGACCGCAGCGCCCTCGCCACATCAAGGCCGTCCATGTCGGGGAGCCCAAGATCGAGGATCACCAGGTCGGGGCTTTCTGGTGCTTCGAGCACGGCCTGGCCGTTGTCGAAGACGGTTACGTCGTAGCCTTCGCGGGTAAGGGCTCGGGCCAAAGGATCGGCAATGGCCGAGTCATCTTCCGCTAACTGAATGCGCGCCATAAGGGGAATTGTAGGGCACGAGAATCAAAATGTGGCAGACAATTGACCCAATCTTGACGTTTTTTCAGAATCTTCGGCTTTCACGGCCCGCCCCGTGCCCCGGCCTCCGCCCTAGCCCGCCATGGCGAGCCGCGCCTGCGCCCGCGCCCGGTGCAGCCGCGACCGCACCGTACCAAGACGCACTCCCAGCGCGTCCGCGATCTCCTGATAGCTCCTGCCCTCCACGTCGCACATCACCAAAGCCCTCCGCAAATCGGGGCTGAGCTGCGACAACGCCTCGTTGAGGCGTTCATCCAAGGTCATCGACTCGACGACCCGCTCGGGCGTCGAGCCCGAGTCGACCACGTCCCCGGCCTCCTCCCCCAAGGACTCAAAACGCATCCGCGTCTCGCGTCTCTTCGCGTCCAAGAACAAGTTGGTGGTGATCCGGTGCAGCCAGCCTTCAAAGCTGCCCTCCGGGCGGTAGCTTTCCAAAGCGCGGAACACGCGCAAGAAGGTCTCCTGGGCCAAGTCTTCGGCATCGGGCGTGTTGCCCGTCAAACGGTAGGCGACCCGGTAGACCACCGGGTAGTGGCGCTCGGCGATTTCGGCCCAAGACGACCGGTCGAGGAACGGCGCCGGGGCTGCGTCGTCCGTCGGGGCAGGCTGCGTCGCCTGAGCAGCCGGTGCGGTTGCGGTTAGCATCCGAACCTCCCATCGGGGTGGGCGAGGCGGGTCCGTCGGCCGCCGCCAGGGGCCTTGGGGCACGGATCGGCCGGGTCAGGGTCAGCCGTTCCGCTAACCCAAATCGTAGCGCGTCACAACCGCAAAAAGGCTGATCAACGGCCTAAGTGTGACTAAAATCACAGTTCCGCGCAGTGTTTTCCACAGTTGCCCGATGCCGTCCCCCCACCGCCGCTCCCCCGCCCGGTTTCCGGCTTGGACCGGCCGCCCGCGCCCAGCGCCGCCCGATTTCGGGTCGGCCCGCTTGGGCCCGGCTTTGGCGGGGGCCCTGGCCAGGTCGGATAACATCAGAACATGGGTGGAGGCGTCGACTACGTGGCGAACTGGGTTTTCGCCGAGGATTTCATTCCCGAGTCCGAAGCTCTGACGCACGCCCGGTCGCGTGCCCAAGAGTTGGGGATAGCCGCGCCGTCGCCGGGCGCGGGGGCCCTGCTCGGGGTGGTAGCGGGCGCGCTCAAAGCGGCGGCGGCCGTGGAGATCGGCACCAGCGCCGGGGTCGGCATCATCTACCTGCTCAGCGCCATGCCGCCGGGCGGGATTGTCACGTCCGTAGACGTCGAGGCCGAACACCAGCACGCCGCGCGCGAGGCGCTCCGGGAGGCCGCCATCCCGCTCAGCCAGGTGCGCCTGATCAACTCCCGCCCCGCCGAGGTCCTGCCCCGACTGGCTGACGGCGCCTACGACTTGGTGCTGTTGGGCGGCAACAAGCTTGACTACGCCGACCGGCTGGCTGACGCGATCCGGCTGCTGCGTCCCGGCGGCGTCTTGGCGATAGACGGCGCGCTGGCGGACGGCCGCGTCCCGGACCCGGCCCGCCGCGACCCGGTCACGGTCACCGTCCGGGAAGTGGGCCGCGAACTGCGGGAACGCGAAGACTTGACAGTGGCGCTGAACGCCGCCGGGGACGGGTTGATCCTGGCCGTCAAACGTCCCCGCACGCACTGATCCGGTAGAGGCGGGCCGTGCCGCCGGCGTCGAGTTCTTCGAAGCTCTGGGTGAGATCCAGCCCCTTGGTCAGCGAGGCGAACTCCGTCGAGTTGTAGTAGACCGTCGAATCGGCGTAAAGGTAGCCGACCTTGAGTTGGCGCAGCGCGTCGCACACCTTCGGGTCTTCGTTGATCTGGGGGAAATGCTCCAGCAGGTAGCGGCGCGGCGCGTTCCAAGCCCCGTCGACGGCCCCGAAGACGACCTCCCGCCCGGTCAGGGCGTAGACCAGGGCCTCCCCGGTGTTCGGGTCGCCCAGGATGAGGCGGTCCGCCTCCGTCTTGGCGGGCAGCCGTTTGACCATGTCGATTTCGGCCGCGCTCAGGAAACGCGGCCGCTCCGGCCCTTGGTCAAGCGCGAACGCGTAGGCCTTGAACCGACCCGGCCGGACCGCCATCACGGCGGCCGTGGCGGCCAGACAGGCGACCAGGCCCGCGGCCACCAGCCCCCGCCCGCGGCCGCCGGGCCGCGCCTGCCTGGCTGGCCGGGCCGGGCCGGATGAACGCGCGGATCCAGGCGCGCCGGCCAACGCGGCCCGGTCGCCGGCTCCGGGCCGGGCCGGGCCGGTTGGAACATCCCCGCCGGGCGGGCTGGCCGAGGTCGGTCGGCCGGATGGACGTGCGGATCCGGGCAGGCCGGCCAACGCGGCCCGGTCGCGAGTTCCGGGCCAGCCGGCGGGCCGGGCCCGCGCCGCCCACATCGGGGGGCCGAACCGGTCCCAAAGGCGGGCCGATCCGACCGCCGCCAACGGCAGGGCGATCACCGTCAGGGCAACGCCCAGGCGCGCCCGGTCCACGTACCACAGACCCGTTAACCAGGTCATGAACCCCAGTTGGGCCGCAGCGGCGGCGTAGACGCAGTCGACGGCCGCGAAGGACGCGATCAGCCAGCGGTGGTGGCGATCACGCCAAATCACCGCCAAACCCGCGATCACCGCGACGGCCGCAAACGCGTTCGGCGCGTTCTGGAAGTTCGACGTCGAATCGGCCAGGCCGCCAGCCAACGCCAACGCCGGGTTGACCGCCTCCTGGGGGGAACGCACTTGCATGACCTGTTGCAGTTCGGGCAAAGACAAAGCCGCCGCCACCGCGAGTCCCGCCAACGCCGCGACCCCCGTCACACAGGCGATGGTGCCCGCCCGCCAGCCTCTGCGCCAGCCGCGCGCGGTCAGGGTCACCAAGATGTAGCCGGCCACGGGGCTGGCCAGCAGCAGGTAGGAGAACACCGCGATCGGGTGCGCCAGCCCCAACCCCGCCAACGCCACCGCCAACACCAGCAGGCGCCCCACCACGCCGCCTGAACGCTCCCGGATCAGGCGCGCTATCTGTACCGACCAGCCCAGCAGGGCCGGGAGGAGGGCCGCGCCGACAGCGTAGGGCACTTGCAGCACCAGCGCGGACGGCGTGGACTGGAACACGGCCGCGAGCACCGCGCCAACCACCGCGAGGCGCGGCTCAGCTGGGAAAAGCACCCGCATCAGGTAGAGCACGCCCAACGTCCAAACCGTCGTCTCGGCCGCCAGCGCGGTCACGTTGAGGGCCGCGAACACGTCCACGCCTCGGGGGATCAACCCGGCCGCCGCGTGCACCGCCGCCGGATAGTAGGCCGTGCCGACGTCCGGAAAATGGTTGACGTCCATAGCGAACGGCGAGGCGTCGCCGGTCTGGCGGATCAACTGGACCAGGTTGTAGTGCAGCACCAAGTCCCGCCGCTGGCCAATCGCGCCGGGCGAACCCATTCCGATCAGCGCGCTGGCCAGCGCCCAGGCCGCCGCGCCCAGGCCGGCCCCGCCCGCCAACGCCCACTGGCGCGCGCTCCAGCGCGGCAGCGCCCGCGGCGCTGTGACCAGCGGGAAGAACCGGCCGACCAGGTAGGCGAAGCCGCTGGCCAGGGCGGTCCCGCCCGCCAGCGCCCACCAGGACCAGCGCAGTCCGGCCCACGGCGCGGCCAAGGCCGCGCACCCCACCACCGCCAACGACAACGCGGGCGCCAACGCCGCCAGCGCCAGGCCCCGCAACCCGGCTATGCGGCCGACCACCGCTCCGGGCGCGAACAACACCACGCCCGCCACGGCGCCGGCCACCAGGAACGTGGTCAACCGCTTGCCCGCTCCGACGCCGTCCGGCCGCCCCCCGCGCCCCCGCCCGCAGACGGGTCTGGCGCACTCTTAGCCGCGCCGGTGCCCGGCGTCGAAACCCCGGCGGAGCCTGCCACCGTTTCGGGGGCGGGCGGACCTGCCGCGCTCTTGGCCGCGCCGGCGTCGGCGTCCGGCGCCGAACCTGCGGCGGAGTCTGTCGCGCCCCCGCCCGCAGCGGAGCCCGCCACCGTCTCGGCGCCAGACGGGCCTGCCGCGCTTTCGGCCGCGCCGGTGCCCGGCGCCGAACCCCCGGCGGGGTCTGGCGCCGCCGCCGCGCTCGCGTTCGAGTTCGCGGTGTTTGGCAGAGGTTCCGCCTCCGGACGCGGGGGCGGGGCCTCGATCAGCGCGATCCGGCGCGCAAGCGCCGTCAACTGGCGCAAAGTCCGCTGGTCGCGGACGTAGCGGGTTGAGACGTAAGAGAAGAAGACCACGATCAAGGCGTACAGCAGCAGGTCCGCGCCGCGGCCGACGCCCACCCTGCGGGCCAAGCCCGTCAGCATGTCAGGCTGCACAATCGAGGCGACCGCCACCGCCGCAAACGCCAACAGGCCCAGGCGCCTGAGCGCCTGGCGCCGCTGGCCGTGGCCCCGCGCCAACGCCAGCGCCAGCGCCACCACCGCCGCTATCAGGACAATCTTGATGACCATGGGAGCCTCACTTCACCAACAAGTCGACCAAGATGTTGACCGAGTTGAGCAGCGATTGGCCCTTCGACCGCGAGTAATCCGAGTAATGGATCTCCACCCCGGCCTCCGTGAAGGCCAACTTCTCCTGCTTGATCCGCTCAATCACCTCGGTGGCGTGCGCCATGCCCGGCTGGGTCAGATTCATGGCCGCGACCGCGGCGCGGCTCATGGCCCGCAGCCCGTTGTGGGTGTCCGTCAGTTTCAGGCCCGTCGAAAAGTTTGTGTACGCCACGGCGGCCTTCAACACCAGGCGCTTGAACCGGCCCATGTTCGGCGCGCGGCCCAACAAGCGCGACCCGAGCACCACGTCGAAACCTTCGCTTAGGCGGCGGGCCAGCTGGACGGCATCGGACACCAGGTGCTGGCCGTCCGCGTCAAAGGTGACCACGCGGGCCATCAGCGGGTCGCCCAAAACGTACTCGAAGCCGGTCTGCAGAGCCGCCCCCTGGCCCAAGTTGACGGGATGGCGGACGAGCCGCACGCCCTGGCCGAAGAACGCCTCGGCGATCAGGCGGGAGGGGTCGGTGGAGGCGTCGTCCACCACGCACACGTGGGGGAAGCGCGCCGTCAGGTCCGCGAGCGTGCGCTCCAGGACGGGCGCCTCGTTGTAGACCGGCACCACCACCCACAGGTCGTCGAACTCGGGGCCGTCCATGGCATCAGGCTAGCCGCTCGACCAACGCGACCAGGGTGCGGACGCCGAACCCGGTGGCCCCCGG contains the following coding sequences:
- a CDS encoding DUF2304 domain-containing protein, which translates into the protein MVIKIVLIAAVVALALALARGHGQRRQALRRLGLLAFAAVAVASIVQPDMLTGLARRVGVGRGADLLLYALIVVFFSYVSTRYVRDQRTLRQLTALARRIALIEAPPPRPEAEPLPNTANSNASAAAAPDPAGGSAPGTGAAESAAGPSGAETVAGSAAGGGATDSAAGSAPDADAGAAKSAAGPPAPETVAGSAGVSTPGTGAAKSAPDPSAGGGAGGGRTASERASG
- a CDS encoding glycosyltransferase family 2 protein, with protein sequence MDGPEFDDLWVVVPVYNEAPVLERTLADLTARFPHVCVVDDASTDPSRLIAEAFFGQGVRLVRHPVNLGQGAALQTGFEYVLGDPLMARVVTFDADGQHLVSDAVQLARRLSEGFDVVLGSRLLGRAPNMGRFKRLVLKAAVAYTNFSTGLKLTDTHNGLRAMSRAAVAAMNLTQPGMAHATEVIERIKQEKLAFTEAGVEIHYSDYSRSKGQSLLNSVNILVDLLVK
- a CDS encoding class I SAM-dependent methyltransferase is translated as MGGGVDYVANWVFAEDFIPESEALTHARSRAQELGIAAPSPGAGALLGVVAGALKAAAAVEIGTSAGVGIIYLLSAMPPGGIVTSVDVEAEHQHAAREALREAAIPLSQVRLINSRPAEVLPRLADGAYDLVLLGGNKLDYADRLADAIRLLRPGGVLAIDGALADGRVPDPARRDPVTVTVREVGRELREREDLTVALNAAGDGLILAVKRPRTH
- a CDS encoding sigma-70 family RNA polymerase sigma factor encodes the protein MLTATAPAAQATQPAPTDDAAPAPFLDRSSWAEIAERHYPVVYRVAYRLTGNTPDAEDLAQETFLRVFRALESYRPEGSFEGWLHRITTNLFLDAKRRETRMRFESLGEEAGDVVDSGSTPERVVESMTLDERLNEALSQLSPDLRRALVMCDVEGRSYQEIADALGVRLGTVRSRLHRARAQARLAMAG